A single region of the Silene latifolia isolate original U9 population chromosome 8, ASM4854445v1, whole genome shotgun sequence genome encodes:
- the LOC141595567 gene encoding uncharacterized protein LOC141595567, with protein MVDYVRTTWGQHAGKFVLCYTNEVLHFGNTATSRVESAHSLLKAWLKSKHLTLDSMWSRIHGMLESQHSKIKKELEDEISKPRRTSRTFSLLQGNVSTKAIELMEKELTRGLSLGIGLNDRCRHVMRTTHGLPCACNLVSLHGKGRRVHLEDIHVFWKTLVYDIPQQMPKNDGDLWEELVDDMRHSDPVKLRAAIDLLRDFQHPEDQEILPPPINEHPKGRPRGSTTRNKSGFEHAERKFGTPSTHFVQQMREVQQRIGDFESGTPGAPLGRNFTIGFISTWVKRWGIPEVLWGHFDGWVDVGDDGHCGFRVISHALAEAKRQII; from the coding sequence ATGGTGGATTATGTACGGACAACTTGGGGTCAACACGCAGGGAAGTTCGTTTTATGCTATACAAACGAGGTCTTACATTTTGGTAACACGGCAACTTCCCGTGTTGAGTCAGCACATTCTCTATTGAAGGCTTGGTTGAAGTCAAAGCATCTCACACTTGACTCCATGTGGTCCCGTATCCACGGCATGCTTGAAAGTCAACACTCGAAGATTAAGAAAGAACTCGAAGATGAAATAAGTAAACCAAGGAGAACATCTCGTACTTTCTCCTTATTGCAAGGAAACGTGTCTACTAAGGCCATAGAGTTAATGGAGAAAGAACTTACTAGAGGCCTTAGTTTGGGTATCGGATTGAATGATCGATGCCGACACGTGATGCGAACGACTCATGGATTACCTTGTGCATGCAATTTGGTATCTTTGCACGGAAAAGGTAGGAGGGTCCATCTCGAGGATATTCATGTCTTTTGGAAGACATTGGTGTATGATATTCCTCAACAAATGCCGAAAAATGACGGTGATTTATGGGAGGAATTAGTGGATGATATGAGGCACAGTGACCCGGTTAAACTAAGGGCGGCCATAGACTTGTTGCGTGATTTCCAGCACCCGGAGGACCAAGAGATTTTGCCACCCCCTATTAATGAGCACCCGAAAGGTCGTCCAAGAGGTTCAACCACTAGAAATAAGTCGGGTTTTGAGCATGCAGAAAGGAAGTTCGGGACACCAAGTACTCACTTTGTTCAACAAATGCGAGAGGTTCAACAAAGAATTGGTGATTTCGAATCAGGAACTCCCGGTGCTCCTTTGGGAAGGAACTTTACCATTGGATTTATATCAACATGGGTCAAACGGTGGGGTATACCTGAGGTTTTGTGGGGCCACTTCGATGGTTGGGTGGATGTTGGAGATGACGGTCATTGTGGATTCCGGGTAATATCGCACGCCTTGGCCGAGGCCAAGAGACAGATTATATAG
- the LOC141595568 gene encoding uncharacterized protein LOC141595568: MSNLDSTESWEDFGDNPIDYNPLFETTIDFETRDEAFNWAQKIAFENGFALVKANNGAKNRKKNGLLASYFRCKRHGKPKETDDLEKPRRSQKCSCKFRIRAVQNFVSKNDKETVVWNILTSEGGGLHNHNVAVYKDGDRHFAGLDAEEKAYVRQQTLPGVQPRDIKNGLHLRSPDKPQPSSTQLYNETRKIKKEEMGERNTAQQMLALAVAAKYVHFYEIDSEESKELTHIFMAHPEAIKLFRAYPYVVLMDSTYKTNIFHSLRWLV, translated from the exons atgtCTAATCTCGATTCAACG GAATCGTGGGAGGATTTTGGCGATAATCCAAttgattacaacccgttgttcgaGACTACTATAGATTTTGAAACGCGTGACGAAGCTTTCAATTGGGCTCAGAAAATCGCATTCGAGAATGGGtttgctttggttaaagcaaataaCGGAGCTAAAAATAGGAAAAAGAACGGGTTGTTGGCAAGTTATTTTCGATGTAAAAGACATGGTAAACCAAAAGAAACGGACGATCTTGAAAAGCCAAGGAGGTCGCAGAAGTGTTCATGCAAGTTTCGTATTCGTGCCGTTCAAAATTTCGTGTCTAAAAATGATAAAGAGACGGTGGTGTGGAATATTCTAACCTCCGAGGGTGGTGGACTACACAACCACAACGTAGCCGTTTATAAGGACGGGGATCGGCACTTTGCGGGATTGGACGCGGAAGAGAAGGCATATGTTAGGCAACAAACATTGCCCGGGGTTCAACCGAGGGATATTAAAAATGGTCTTCATTTGAGATCCCCCGATAAACCTCAACCGTCAAGCACCCAACTGTATAATGAAACAAGGAAAATTAAGAAAGAAGAAATGGGTGAAAGAAACACCGCTCAGCAAATGTTGGCTCTAGCGGTGGCAGCGAAATACGTCCACTTCTACGAGATTGATTCCGAGGAGTCAAAAGAGTTGACTCACATTTTCATGGCTCATCctgaagcgattaagttgttcCGGGCTTATCCTTATGTGGTCCTCATGGATTCGACTTATAAAACCAACATTTTCCACTCATTGAGATGGTTGGTGTGA
- the LOC141597098 gene encoding uncharacterized protein LOC141597098 isoform X1 produces the protein MGSYKESDPELGYLTKRDTEVKLPRATRVKNKTPASIQITAEQILREARERQEAEIRPPKQKITDSTELADYRLRKRKEYEDLIRRVRWNTGVWVKYAKWEESQMDFKRARSVWERALDVDYRNHTLWLKYAEMEMKNKNVNHARNVWDRAVSYLPRIDQLWYKYIHMEEMLGNVAGARQVFERWMQWQPDQQGWLSFIKFELRYNEIDRARGIYERFVQCHPKVGSWIRFAKFEMKNGDIARARNCYERAVDILADDEEAELLFVAFAEFEEKCKETDRARCIYKFALDHIPKGRAEEVYKKFVAFEKQYGDKEGIDDAIVGKRRFQYEDEVRKNPLNYDNWFDYIRLEESVGIKERVREVYERAIANVPPAEEKRYWQRYIYLWINYALYEELEAEDMERTREVYRECLKLIPHDKFSFAKIWLLAAQFEIRQLNLNGARQILGNAIGRAPKDKIFKKYIEIELQLGNIDRCRKLYEKYLDWSPENCYAWTKYAELERSLCETDRARAIYELAIAQPALDMPELLWKAYIDFEISEGEYENTRALYERLLDRTKHLKVWISYAKFEATAMEDSGAPDMADEEIQEMLCEKKKLCAQHARRVFERAISHYRVSAPELKEERAMLLEEWLNTEKDFGELGDVALVQAKMPKKLKRRRPLMTEDGPAGFEEFFDYLFPEETQTTNLRILEAAYKWKKQKVSGDDD, from the exons ATGGGTTCGTACAAGGAGTCGGACCCTGAACTAGGGTACCTGACAAAGAGAGACACTGAAGTAAAACTACCACGGGCAACACGGGTCAAGAACAAGACCCCTGCTTCCATCCAAATTACCGCTGAACAAATCTTGAGGGAAGCACGTGAGCGACAAGAGGCTGAAATCCGCCCTCCTAAGCAAAAGATCACTGATTCCACTGAGCTTGCGGACTACCGTCTGAGGAAGCGTAAGGAGTATGAGGATTTGATTCGTAGGGTGAGATGGAATACAGGGGTGTGGGTTAAGTATGCCAAATGGGAGGAGTCGCAGATGGACTTTAAGCGTGCTCGGTCTGTTTGGGAGAGAGCGTTGGACGTTGATTATAGGAATCATACATTGTGGCTGAAATATGCTGAAATGGAGATGAAGAATAAGAATGTGAACCATGCTAGGAATGTGTGGGACCGTGCCGTCTCGTATTTGCCAAGAATAGATCAGTTGTGGTATAAGTACATTCATATGGAAGAGATGCTTGGTAATGTGGCTGGTGCTAGACAAGTTTTTGAAAGATGGATGCAATGGCAGCCTGATCAACAGGGGTGGCTGTCTTTCATTAAGTTTGAGCTACGTTACAATGAGATCGATCGTGCCCGAGGAATATATGAGAGGTTTGTACAGTGTCACCCAAAAGTTGGGTCGTGGATTCGATTTGCAAAATTCGAAATGAAAAATGGGGACATTGCCCGAGCCAGAAATTGCTATGAGAGAGCTGTAGACATATTGGCTGATGATGAAGAAGCTGAGCTGCTGTTTGTGGCGTTTGCCGAGTTTGAGGAAAAGTGCAAGGAGACAGATCGTGCTCGGTGCATCTATAAATTTGCGTTGGATCATATACCTAAAGGACGAGCTGAGGAAGTTTATAAGAAGTTTGTTGCATTTGAGAAGCAATACGGGGATAAAGAGGGGATTGATGATGCCATAGTGGGGAAAAGGAGATTTCAATATGAAGACGAGGTTAGGAAAAATCCCCTTAACTATGACAACTGGTTTGATTACATTCGATTAGAGGAAAGTGTGGGTATCAAAGAGAGAGTTAGGGAAGTATATGAACGAGCGATAGCGAATGTTCCTCCGGCCGAGGAGAAGCGCTACTGGCAACGTTACATTTACTTGTG GATCAATTACGCTTTGTATGAGGAACTTGAGGCTGAGGATATGGAACGAACAAGAGAAGTATACAG GGAATGTCTTAAGTTAATTCCTCATGACAAATTCTCATTTGCAAAGATCTGGCTGTTGGCAGCTCAATTTGAGATACGACAATTAAATCTCAATGGTGCCCGACAGATATTGGGCAATGCGATAGGAAGGGCTCCAAAAGATAAG ATATTCAAGAAGTACATTGAAATAGAGTTGCAATTGGGAAACATTGACCGGTGCAGAAAACTTTATGAAAAATATCTAGATTGGTCGCCAGAAAACTGCTATGCGTGGACTAAATATGCTGAGCTAGAGAGATCTTTGTGTGAGACGGATAGAGCGAGGGCTATTTATGAACTTGCGATTGCCCAACCTGCATTAGATATGCCCGAATTGTTGTGGAAG GCATACATTGATTTCGAGATATCTGAAGGCGAATATGAAAATACCAGAGCTCTATATGAGAGACTTCTTGATCGAACAAAGCACTTGAAGGTGTGGATTAGCTATGCTAAGTTTGAAGCTACTGCTATGGAAGATAGTGGGGCCCCAGACATGGCAGATGAGGAAATTCAGGAAATGCTGTGCGAGAAAAAGAAACTGTGTGCACAGCATGCTAGAC GTGTTTTTGAACGAGCTATCAGTCATTACAGGGTTTCTGCTCCTGAGTTGAAAGAGGAGAGGGCGATGCTCTTAGAAGAGTGGCTGAACACGGAGAAAGATTTTGGTGAGCTTGGAGATGTTGCTTTAGTCCAGGCTAAGATGCCTAAGAAACTCAAGAGGCGTCGGCCTCTAATGACAGAGGATGGTCCAGCAGG GTTTGAAGAGTTCTTTGACTACCTCTTCCCAGAGGAAACTCAGACAACCAATCTGAGGATTTTGGAGGCTGCCTATAAATGGAAGAAGCAGAAAGTTTCTGGTGATGATGATTAG
- the LOC141597098 gene encoding uncharacterized protein LOC141597098 isoform X2 has translation MGSYKESDPELGYLTKRDTEVKLPRATRVKNKTPASIQITAEQILREARERQEAEIRPPKQKITDSTELADYRLRKRKEYEDLIRRVRWNTGVWVKYAKWEESQMDFKRARSVWERALDVDYRNHTLWLKYAEMEMKNKNVNHARNVWDRAVSYLPRIDQLWYKYIHMEEMLGNVAGARQVFERWMQWQPDQQGWLSFIKFELRYNEIDRARGIYERFVQCHPKVGSWIRFAKFEMKNGDIARARNCYERAVDILADDEEAELLFVAFAEFEEKCKETDRARCIYKFALDHIPKGRAEEVYKKFVAFEKQYGDKEGIDDAIVGKRRFQYEDEVRKNPLNYDNWFDYIRLEESVGIKERVREVYERAIANVPPAEEKRYWQRYIYLWINYALYEELEAEDMERTREVYRECLKLIPHDKYSFACLNRLTECIMNIKFL, from the exons ATGGGTTCGTACAAGGAGTCGGACCCTGAACTAGGGTACCTGACAAAGAGAGACACTGAAGTAAAACTACCACGGGCAACACGGGTCAAGAACAAGACCCCTGCTTCCATCCAAATTACCGCTGAACAAATCTTGAGGGAAGCACGTGAGCGACAAGAGGCTGAAATCCGCCCTCCTAAGCAAAAGATCACTGATTCCACTGAGCTTGCGGACTACCGTCTGAGGAAGCGTAAGGAGTATGAGGATTTGATTCGTAGGGTGAGATGGAATACAGGGGTGTGGGTTAAGTATGCCAAATGGGAGGAGTCGCAGATGGACTTTAAGCGTGCTCGGTCTGTTTGGGAGAGAGCGTTGGACGTTGATTATAGGAATCATACATTGTGGCTGAAATATGCTGAAATGGAGATGAAGAATAAGAATGTGAACCATGCTAGGAATGTGTGGGACCGTGCCGTCTCGTATTTGCCAAGAATAGATCAGTTGTGGTATAAGTACATTCATATGGAAGAGATGCTTGGTAATGTGGCTGGTGCTAGACAAGTTTTTGAAAGATGGATGCAATGGCAGCCTGATCAACAGGGGTGGCTGTCTTTCATTAAGTTTGAGCTACGTTACAATGAGATCGATCGTGCCCGAGGAATATATGAGAGGTTTGTACAGTGTCACCCAAAAGTTGGGTCGTGGATTCGATTTGCAAAATTCGAAATGAAAAATGGGGACATTGCCCGAGCCAGAAATTGCTATGAGAGAGCTGTAGACATATTGGCTGATGATGAAGAAGCTGAGCTGCTGTTTGTGGCGTTTGCCGAGTTTGAGGAAAAGTGCAAGGAGACAGATCGTGCTCGGTGCATCTATAAATTTGCGTTGGATCATATACCTAAAGGACGAGCTGAGGAAGTTTATAAGAAGTTTGTTGCATTTGAGAAGCAATACGGGGATAAAGAGGGGATTGATGATGCCATAGTGGGGAAAAGGAGATTTCAATATGAAGACGAGGTTAGGAAAAATCCCCTTAACTATGACAACTGGTTTGATTACATTCGATTAGAGGAAAGTGTGGGTATCAAAGAGAGAGTTAGGGAAGTATATGAACGAGCGATAGCGAATGTTCCTCCGGCCGAGGAGAAGCGCTACTGGCAACGTTACATTTACTTGTG GATCAATTACGCTTTGTATGAGGAACTTGAGGCTGAGGATATGGAACGAACAAGAGAAGTATACAG GGAATGTCTTAAGTTAATTCCTCATGACAAATACTCATTTGCATGTTTAAATCGTCTTACCGAGTGCAttatgaatatcaaatttttataa